One Primulina eburnea isolate SZY01 chromosome 4, ASM2296580v1, whole genome shotgun sequence genomic window, agtaagtatttcacaagtaaaactaagtatttcaaaaaattcagttagttacgatttttttttaaaatgcatattcgaatatccagctttttaatacacattctgagtatttcatttactaaatcaagtattttaaaatttaaattaagtatttcacaaataaaactaagtatttcaaaaaattcaattagttgcgaatttgtttttgttttttaaatgcatattcgaatatccagctttttaatacacattctgagtatttcatttaataaatcaagtattttaaaattaaaattaagtatttcataagtaaaactaagtatttcaaaaattcaattagttgcgaatttgtttttttttttaaaatgcatattcgaatatccagtttttaatacacattctgagtatttcattttctaaatcaagtagttttaaaattaaaagtaagtatttcccaagtaaaactaagtatttcaaaaaattcagtttgttacgattttttttttaaatgcatattcgaatatccagctttttaatacacattctgagtatttcatttattaaatcaagtattttaaaatttaaattaagtatttcataagtaaaactaagtatttcaaaaaattcaattagttgcgtaaagtttttttttttaaatgcatactcgaatatccaggtttttaatacacattctgagtatttcatttactaaatcaagtattttaaaattgaaattaagtattttacaagtaaaactaagtatttcaaaaaattcaattagttgcggtttttatttaaatgcatattcgaatatccagtttttaataaacattctgagtatttcatttactaaatcaagtattttaaaattgaaattaagtatttcataagtaaaactaagtatttcaaaaaattcaattagttgtaaatttgtttttttttaataaaaatatttaaattaaatatacaagtCATCCAAATGAATCGGGATTGATGAGTGGAAAGAGAAGATGTGCAaccaaaataagtatttatatacttttttttattaattgaaagggtaaaaatgtaaaaaagCATGAAATATGTAGTAAAAGCTAAGTTGGTGTTTTGTCAGGtactaaatttaaaaaaaaaactgttgggtactgaatcttaaattaATCTTGCACAGATgtatttttctacaaattaccCAAAAATTAATACCCCGACAAAAAAAATCCAGAATCATTCTTACAAAAGTAATAATGCTTATCAgccaaaagaaataaaaaacaaacaaaaggaCAGTGGTTTGTACAACAGAGGTCAACGGATTCGTGGCAGAAAGTGAGAGCTGGTCCCCTAAATATTTACCGACTTTTACGCCTCTctgtttatatgttaataaaAACTTATTTTAGTAAATATATATTAACAAAAAttcgtgtgagacggtctcacagctCGTATTTCGTGAGATGAATATCTTATttagtcatcaatgaaaaatattactttttattgttagtatcggtatggttgacatatctcacagataaagattcgtgagaccgtctcacaagagatcatctcacaagagacctactctataaAATTAGTattctaaattaattaataaatttaaaaatcataatattttaaaataattaatgtcATTGATGCATTGTACATCTCAACTATGTATTTGTCTGGGTAGAGTCTGAGTGAAAGTAAAGAAATCTGCAACCAATGTTCGTGTTTGGTTTTTAATTGTGAGGCAATTTCTGAGTTAATTTATGTTCTCTGTTCCTTTTGAAcaggggcggatttagtgtagggcgaacgggggccacggccctcccaaaaaattttaaaaaaaattttagtgtatattaattttttttaaactaaatatataaacagatatatatacatatggcCCCCCAAAATGAATGATACGTCCATGTATCTCAGTGGCTAAAGCCAATAACAATGTTTGATCCGCCCGATTTCGAATCTTGGTtcacaaaaaccgtcgcaaattctgcgacggtttattaaaaccgtcgcaaaaaccGCGACAGTTTcttataaccgtcgctatatggcgacggttttctcaaaaaccgtcgcaaaataaacTAAGTGTCCCCCCAATAAGAAAGATCCGCCCCTGCTTTTGAATAATAATGAATCTGTAAGAGCATGTTTTGATAGTtactatgttttttttatttttttgaaaaatcagtGTGGATTTTTTGCAAATTGGATTGTAGGATATGGTTCGTGTTAATGATTTGACACAAATctacctctttttttttttttatgaagtgGAAACCGATCGAGAAAGTCCGGAGTTATcgagtaaaataaaaaaatggtgAATACATAAAGAACTATGAGATGATCAAGTCTAGCAAGAGCATAAATATGTTTGTCTATTGACACGAACGGAGAGTTCCCCCCCCTCCCCACTTTTTTCCACCCGACTCTTTGATCTTAAGAATTAAGACCGTTGATTTTAAGAATGAGTGATTGTCCTTCTCCGACCTTTACTGTTCAACGTGGGAACCGACAGCTAATACGTTCCACTTATTGAACATGATTCTATGGTTGGTCTGTGACCCTTGGATGCCGAAGACCCCTTTGGGATGATCTCATAGTTCCTACAGGGTGGAGATGATAGGGTAGGGATTGAaagatttgaatttttaaaaagtaCTTGAAAGAATGATTTCATATTGAAATGAATATGAAATCTACTATAAtccaaataataatttacaaaatcaaaccaATGTTTTCATAATTAtagatttaaatttcaaatccTTAACTTCAAATCCAACTATTCAATGCAATCTAAAAATCGGGAGATCCTATGGAATACATATTGAATAAAGAATAATTTTAAGTCCAGCCGAGTCCAACCCTATAAAAGTTTTATAATAATACCTTCTACATTCACATAACTAGGACCCGAAGTGTAACTTCAGAAAACACAATAATTATAATACATAATTATTTGTGTAAGTCTCACCGaatcgtatttgaaaattgggTCGTTCCAAttcatatataaaataaaaaatactttaaagattaaaaataatatttgttcATAATCGAATCGGATAAAAAATATGCTTCAGAAAATTGATAGACCACTCCATATTAATTTTGTTATAATTATACTGTCAAAAAAATTGTTATAATTAATTTACCTGTGTCGAACCACTGTCCACCAATAGTGATATGTGGAATTCTCTTTAATCCAGCGGGACTGCACAATGCACTGCAGTTAGATGAGTCAAAGATTCCGATTGTTTGCTTCAACTattattataaaacaaaatacaAAGAATGGAGCCGCTGGGTTTTACAGAGAAAGCAACATTagtttatatattataaataaataaataaacattttcTGTTCCAATTTTATCCGAAATCTCTGAAAAGAAGCTTTCGAAAAGAAGGTTTTCTATATATTATTTGTATCTTTAAAATTTTACCTGTCACAACTAACACATTAACGTGAAAATACCACCCATCTCTATTAGGATCGATAAATGTAATGCAAGAATAATTTACTGAAGTTATCCATTATCACAAGACATTAATGTTGAATATAGCGGTGTTTGCGAACATGTCACTTGTAAACACATCAaaattttgacaaaaacttgtgtgagactgtctcacgggtcgtattttgtgagatatatatcttatttgggtcatccatgaaaaaaaattattttttatgctaagagtattacttttattgtgaatatcggtagtattgacccgtctcacatataaagattcgtgagaccgtcacaCAAGCGACCTCCTCCAAAATTTTTACATGCATTTATTTTTGTGACAACAGAATTCGAAAATCAGGGACATGAAACAGTACAACTTAGGAGATGATAACATGCTCTAATACAAGTTCGTACTACGGTCGGAAACACTTTAAATGGTGTTTCAAGACATTTGTTGGGACGAGGTAAAATATGGTTCGGTCGACCTAGTGCCCGCAGAGGTCGATCCAACGGCTCGAATTTTtccgagtcaattttttttttttttacatggagGTGGGTCcggatcactcatgtggagtAATCCGAGCCGTGCATTGCCCGTGCAGGCAGTGCATGCACGGGTAGGGTGAAACAAATAGGTAAAATATACATTTATGACATCTAATGAAGGATACAATATTCATTATGCATCCTTTCATTGGGGATAGTGTGAGATGAATATTAATGAACAATTAATAGTATTTTGAAGCCACTGTTACTCAAACTAagtatttattttatgataagttatgttcaaagtttagttcgatttattttatataaattacaCTATACATGTATTGATGTATAAACTTCCTTTTCTAACTATTTGATGTATAGAATGAGAGCGTGGTTGATTGTAGTTTCATCTAGCGACTGACAATTATGTTATctgttatatattgatttataattcaTATCTTAATTAGTTAAGATTTTTAATTGTGTAGTTTTAAGACAATTTTAGCATGTTATTTTCTTCGAGTTGTAATGTGTTGCGAGTTCTAAGTTTAAAGAAATAAAACCTTGTTGAGACATAAGTGCTGCTTATGCTGATTTTAGAGGAAGGAGACACAACAACAATTGGTTAAATTAAGCAGGAGCCATCAAGTTCTAATACTATAACTGATCAAAGAAAAAATTCAAGCTTTTCATTTGATATCAGTCCATTGCTTGAGGGCAGGAGTAGTCCATTTCGGGCACTTTGGACTGAAGTAAGTCGACACGACCCGCGAGTTCAAGAGCTCGACGATGGGAGCGAATTTCACACATCGGGGCGTTTTGTACTGATTAATCGAAGCACCTAGGCTAATGGCATAGTCCATGAGCTTATCAAAGGTCCCAACTTCCACCACTTTGATCTCGAGAGGACCTATAGCCTCGAAAACTCGGTTCTGGCGGTAAACAGAGTTGAGTGACTCTTCGATGGTCAGGCAACAGTCTTTGAATATTGATGCAGGGATTTGCGGGGAGCCTTTGTGGCTGAGCTCCCAACATAGGACATAGTGGCCTGGGATTGTGGTGGTATCGGCGTAGCTCGTGTACTCGGTGAGACATGCATCGAATGGCATCAGATGGCTGACCGCATTCTTGACAGCATTTTGCAGCTCAACTTCATTAGTTTTATCGGTATCGATGCTTAAGACTACATTTTTTCTGCAAATGAAGTTGAATTCAGGTGCATTGTTCTTGAAACCTGCCACCCGAAGCACATCACCAACTCTATACCTATACAGCCCTGCAATAAGATAGAAATATAGTTAAAGAAAACATCGTGAGAATCTTTATTCAACAAAACCATTCAAGAATATACTACTAATTCTTTTGAATTTTACCAGCATAAGTGGTGACGACAAGCTCATATTCCTGTCCAATCTTGACATCAACCAAGTCAACCAAATCTTGTTGTTCCTTCTGATCATTATGGGGCTTAAGCATGCCGCCATTGTTACGTTCCACCGGCAAGAATTCGAAATAGGCCACGGTTGGGATAAGAGTGTAAGCCACATCACTAGGCTTGCAAAGGGGGTTGAGATTCACACCGAAATAACACTCGGAAGAGGCATACATTGTGCACACAAGAGGCAATCCATTGCTATAAAACTCGAGAGTCGGTATGTACTGTGACATTGTCCCCGTCACAATAACATCAATGTATTTCGTATTAGGCCACAACCTGGTGATGATCCCCTGCCAGCTATCCTTCCTGCATTCGGCCTCGATGAAATCAGCAAGATTCAGGTCGGGTTTGTTGATCCGCATCACCGCCTCCCTCGCCGATTGATCAGTGATCATGGAGTTGAGGGTTCCAGTTCTGATGTCATGACAAAGAAGGGTCCAGTGCTTCTCCAGGAACCGGATAGCCCGGATGAACCCGGAGGCGAAGACCGCCCCAACTCGGAGGACTTGTTTGTTCTGACAAAGGCCACAAAGCATCTGACAATACATGCTTTGGTAAGAATCAGGGCAAAGAATGGTTTCATTCGGGCTAGTGTATTTTGTGTAGGGGTCGTAAGGCCTGTCCTTGAAATGAGAGCTTTTGTAATAGCTGGTTAAAACAGGGCGAGCTGGTAGCCCACCTGGTGTCTTGGTCTCACATTTTATGAACAAGAAATACATTCCTTTTCCCTCCTCTAAGCCAGGCACAAATTGGCTCATCACAGGCATTAAAAGACTGTAAATCAATGATCTTCTCCCCATCTCCTCTTCAATGGTGGGCATCACCTTTCTCTCCCCACCTGACGTCCCAGAACTGCACAAAGAACAACctaaaataaatattcaaacTTGTTTAAAACTCAAGTTTCATATCAAATACACACACCTCGTCAAGAATTCGGAGATGGGCTCGGAACAGATAATGGGAGAGGTATCCCCATTGGCTATGCGGTTGATATCAGGCAAAATGTCCTCATAAGTGATGACAGGCATGATTCTCTTGAAAGTTTCCCTGTCAATCCGCCCATTAAGGCCATGCCTTTTCATGTACTCAACATTGGCATTCCTGGACAGGATTTCAGCGAGAACTTTCCTTTGAATCTCATCCGCATTCTTGGTGGCTTCCTCGATGAACTCTAGCTTATTCTTATTGTTTTCAGCCACACTATATTCAGTGTGATTCGAAACTTCCATTGGCGCCTCAGGCATGGTTTTCAGCACAGAAAATGGAAGCTCTTGGTGAACTCGTTGTGTATGTATAgatgtatatatacatatatgctTATAGAGGGAGCTTGAGAGGCTGAGCTGTAGAAGCGATGGAAGCTTTGAGGGCTTATATAGAAGAAGAGGGGAGGAATATGGTCACCATTGTCTGTTTAAACCGAGTAACGAGCGTATGATGGATAGAGACAATCCTTTTTctctattttttatatttaaatatcttACATATAACTTATAAGCACCGAAAGTCTAAGTTTGGGACAAAATCTCGAATTCTCAATTGTGATGATATAACTTCGGCTTTAGAAGGAAAAATAGCAATATTTGTGAAGAATTTCCTTCTAATCCCGAAGttatattattataattgaGAATTCGAGATTTTGTCTCAAACTTAGACTTTTGGtactatatattataaataagatATCGCTATTTAAAAGGTTGTAATTCTTGAATATAGTAAAAGGTTTTATTGTGAATAAGGATGCATGTTTCATTTGTTTCCTTATTATTCTCTTAGAGATTCAACTTTTAAGCTTCACATTATTTGTCTTTCCCAATTCGTAGCCTTGTACTAAGTACATCTTGTTTGTTATTAGCATTATTCAATTGAGTggtaaagatttaaaattttcaataaatcatgcatgctAAATATGGATGTCCATTGTCCCCACAAGAGATGAGTTCTCTTTGGGGGTGGTGAAGGTaaagatttcaagaaaattagagaTCTTGTGTGTACTCCTAGAAATACAAAGATTTTCTTgcattaatttataaaattaattttaaataactaATTTGAGATTGGACAAAAgaatttaggcaaaaacttgtgtgagacggtctcacggatcatatttgtgagacggatctcttatttgggtcatccgtgAATAAAGTATAACTTTTTATAcaaagaatattactttttattgtggatatcaataggattgacccgtctcacatattaagatccgtgagacggtcgcACATGAAACTCATTCAagaatggcaaaaacttgtatgagacggtctcacgggtcgtattttgtgagacggatctttatttgggtcacccatgaaaatatattactttttatgctaaaagtattactttttattgtgaatatgggtagagttgacccgtctcacagattatgatctgtgagaaggtctcacatgagacccactcttcaAGAATTTAAGGTGGGGGTAATAAAACGTGAAAGCTTTGGTAATCGTATGTCTTATAGAAGTGATTGTAGTGTTATGTGGACATGGACCAAAGGTAGCATCCAGTGTTTTTATAACCGGACCGTTAATCAATCCGGTCAAGccttaaaaaatggttcaaccggCTCAACCGGTTCCACCGGACGGTCGaaccggatcaataaaattaatattttatttattttatataataaataaaatagtaaaatattgattatttatgtttttatagtttttatttaatttttaagatgaaaattacaacaaatatcaaaataaacatcacttttcaaattcaaaaatccaaattacACCTAACATGTAACCAAATAGTGATGACCAAGTTTAAGTGCCCAAGTAAACAtcaagattaattataaaaaaagtagCAAACATCaagtttcttataaaaaaaagtttctagttgcaaaaaccgtcgctatttagcgacggtttgaatataaccgtcgctaaatagcgacggttattccTTAACCGTCGCTATCTCTgggcaattttttttataatttcacaAACCCGGCCGGTTCCTGAAGACCGGCCGGTTTCCGGTTTTTCCGGTTGAACCGGGTTTTAACCAGTTTTTTCCGGTTAAACCTGTTTTCCGGGTTTTTATTTATGTCCGGACCGGTCTGGAGGCCGGTTCGCGGTTGAACCGGTCCAACCGGCCGGTCCGGTCCGGTTTTGAAAACATTGGTAGCATCACTAAATCAAATGTGGATACGTGGTCAATGGGATTGTGTGGGTAATGAATCAGTCCGGAATAAATATATAGGgccataatttaaaaatatttattaggaaagatattttgttcatttttattattattattttttaaaaaaagaagatTGAAATTAAAGTTTGAGTTGAAAACGTGACaattatatgtatatttatgGGTTTTGGCTTCTCTAAAACACTTTTTACAATAAGAGGCTCACAAAACaccattatttttaataaaagcatataaccTAAAATTattggaaaaaataaaaataaacatattttttCTAGGAGttggtcttttgtgagacggtctcatgaatctttatctgtgagacgagtcaatcctaccaatattcacaataaaaagtaatactcttaacataaaaagtaatactttttcatggatgacccaaataagagatctgtctcacaaaatacgacacgtgagaccgtctcacacaaatttttgctctTTTTTTTCTAGCTGGTGAACGATTTGTTACAATTGAGTTTCAACTCGCAACTTAGTCGAAAATTTCAAATCTTGATATCAGACGAAACTAGTTGTTCAAAAATCAAATGACTTTGAAAAGATGTGTATATATAGTCATGAAAATACGTAATTGTACTCAAACAATCGGTCACAAACCCACTGTGTTGTGGGCCAATCGTATAGGTTTTCTGAAATCTTTTTCCAATAGATCAAAATGCATGTGACGAAATAATATTCATATAATATGGAGCACACTGTTACGGCCTGCCTTTTAGGACTGTGCGCTCGTTGGATCCAAtagttaataaatattacctatattttatgtgtgaaaaaatatttgtatatatatattataaattttcataatttaatatttattttgaacatttttttattttttaaacaattttttatttgaattattaaatatattttatttttctacaaTTAGACTTtcgaatttaaatcatatatacgaggaagattttattttatgtgtttaaattaaaatattatttttttgaattttctttaaaaaatttca contains:
- the LOC140830822 gene encoding indole-3-acetic acid-amido synthetase GH3.6-like; its protein translation is MPEAPMEVSNHTEYSVAENNKNKLEFIEEATKNADEIQRKVLAEILSRNANVEYMKRHGLNGRIDRETFKRIMPVITYEDILPDINRIANGDTSPIICSEPISEFLTSSGTSGGERKVMPTIEEEMGRRSLIYSLLMPVMSQFVPGLEEGKGMYFLFIKCETKTPGGLPARPVLTSYYKSSHFKDRPYDPYTKYTSPNETILCPDSYQSMYCQMLCGLCQNKQVLRVGAVFASGFIRAIRFLEKHWTLLCHDIRTGTLNSMITDQSAREAVMRINKPDLNLADFIEAECRKDSWQGIITRLWPNTKYIDVIVTGTMSQYIPTLEFYSNGLPLVCTMYASSECYFGVNLNPLCKPSDVAYTLIPTVAYFEFLPVERNNGGMLKPHNDQKEQQDLVDLVDVKIGQEYELVVTTYAGLYRYRVGDVLRVAGFKNNAPEFNFICRKNVVLSIDTDKTNEVELQNAVKNAVSHLMPFDACLTEYTSYADTTTIPGHYVLCWELSHKGSPQIPASIFKDCCLTIEESLNSVYRQNRVFEAIGPLEIKVVEVGTFDKLMDYAISLGASINQYKTPRCVKFAPIVELLNSRVVSTYFSPKCPKWTTPALKQWTDIK